A window of Nonomuraea angiospora genomic DNA:
CGGCCCAGCACCTGTTCGCCGCCATCGACGGGAAGGCGACGCCCGGGGTGCACAAGATGCCCTGCCAGCTCGTGATCCGCGACTCCACCTCCCCGCCGGGCCTGTCCTGACTCAGGGGCAGCGCACGATCATGCCCGCGTACGACAGGTTCCCCCCGAACCCGAACAGCAGCATCGGCGCCCCGCGCCGGACCTCACCGCGCTCCAGCAGCTTGGACAGCGCCAGCGGCACGCTGGCGGCCGAGGTGTTGCCCGACTCCACCACGTCGCGCGCCACGATCGCGTTGACCGCGCCCAGCTTGGCCGCGACGGGCTCGATGATGCGCAGGTTCGCCTGGTGGAAGACCACCGCCGCCAGGTCCTCCGGCCGTACGCCGCCGCGCTCGCACGCCTTCCTGGCGATGTCGGGGAGCTGGGTGGTGGCCCAGCGGTAGACGGTCTGGCCGTCCTGGGAGAAGCGGGTCGGGGTGCCCTCGATGCGTACGGCGGTGCCCAGCTCCGGCGCGGAGCCCCACACCACGGGGCCGATCTCGGCCTCCGGGGCCGCGCTGATCACGGCCGCCCCCGCGCCGTCGCCGGTCAGCACGCACGTGGTCCGGTCGGTCCAGTCGGTGACGGCCGTCATCTTGTCCGCCCCCACGACCAGGGCGTTC
This region includes:
- a CDS encoding beta-ketoacyl-ACP synthase III, with protein sequence MNGSRLVATGHYQPAKIMTNDELAAMVDTNDEWITKRVGIRTRHVAEPDETVTDLARHAAAKALAASGLDAADIDLLLIATCTQTERAPNVASRVAARLGVPSAGLMDIGVSCSGFTHALAVADHAIRAGAATNALVVGADKMTAVTDWTDRTTCVLTGDGAGAAVISAAPEAEIGPVVWGSAPELGTAVRIEGTPTRFSQDGQTVYRWATTQLPDIARKACERGGVRPEDLAAVVFHQANLRIIEPVAAKLGAVNAIVARDVVESGNTSAASVPLALSKLLERGEVRRGAPMLLFGFGGNLSYAGMIVRCP